From Brassica rapa cultivar Chiifu-401-42 chromosome A06, CAAS_Brap_v3.01, whole genome shotgun sequence:
GCTTGTGTGTTACCTTCAAGGAGTACTGCGAGGCTAATAACTACGAAGGGTGAGGCTTTTTAATTATGGTTGAAACTCATTGGTTGAGATTGgtgaaataataataagtcTCTGATGTTAATTACAGGTGTGTGAGATGTCTGCAGCAGGTGGATATCGAGTACAAGGCGTTACAGACCAAGCTTCAAGACATGTTCAATGTGAGTAATAAttgtgaatagtgaatcacttgGTTGATTGAAACTTTCATGACATTGGTGTTTGTTGCTGCAGCTGGAGAAACAAATCATTCAAGCTGGTGGTAAAGTTCCTCAAGTGGATATTAACTAAAAGACTAGTCCCAGAAGAACAAGATGATGATGACTCAGATTTGCATTCTTCAATTTCTCctttcatttattttgtttgcTCAGAAGAAACTCAATAGAATgtgtggaaaaaaaaagagagatgattCTTGTTGATAATAATCATTTAACATTTCTGGACCAAGTCATGTGCATGATATCTGGTTTGCTCCTGGTTCCTTTTTAAAACCGGTTCGGTTTTGTGTGAGATGTTGTAAAGAGACTACGAAGCTAACTGTAGGCGCGAGTGTAGGAGATTACTACCCTCTGAGAAAAAGCCTCACTACCTTCCACAACAAGTAACTTTCTCCTCCATCTCTGTGAGTACGCTTGATCGTCAACGAGACTGATCCAAGCTCTGCGAAAGACCAAATCTTTTGTTCAGGGTTCTAAGCTCAGAGACTCAGTAAAATAAAAAGACGACAACTTTTTCTCTGGTAAGCTGTCCAAGTCAGCTCTTTTTAGGGTTCTTCCATTTTCTCGAGAAAAGTTGAACCAAAAAGCAAAAACCTTTCTCGACTTTTCCGAGTAAATTTTCATGGGTTTGATTAGTTTCGGGTTACTTGTGATGAAACAGGTTCACAAAGCAGAGAAAGTTTCATCCTTTAGTGTCTTTTCTGGCAGCGAAACCCTAAAAAAGACCTAAGCTTTTGCAGTGTACGAGGAAGAAGCCGACATGTCTCAGAGCCTTCTTCACGTTTGCAAAATCTGCGGAAAATGGTTCGCAACTGCGAAAGGAGTGTACGGTCACCAGAGGGTTCACTCTGAGTTGAAACGGAAGCCTAGGGTTAGGGTTTGCTCTGTTTCGACCTCCATCGAATCTAAAGCCCTTGATCCTTTGTTGTCGCTCAAAgaatcttcttcttattcttttatGAGTGAGGTTGAGAAACAAGAGATGGATGAAGCTGCGATGAGCTTGGTTATGCTTTCTGAAGGAGTTTGTGTTGATCAGCCGAAACAAGAGTTCTTCAGTGAAGTGTCTGCTACTTGCAGTGATGTTGTTGTTGCTCAGGCGTTGCCTTCTCCTCTGAGGAGTAAGTCGCTGGGGAAACGAGAGTGTAACTTCAGCTATAGAATCAAAATTTGCGGCAAGAGTTTTGAGCGTTCTCTAGGTGGTCATTCACTGCCTGTGTTGGCTGACTCAGGAGCTAAGAAGGTTGTTCCAGAACCATCATGCTTTGAGGTCTCTCAGGAGGAGTTGGTTGAACGTGGAGATGCTGATGTGGAAGAACATTCTGTTGAGGCGAAGCAAGGTTTCAGTAAAGTGTCTTCTCACTCAGGTTTCGAAAAGTCTAGTAGTTACAGTGATGTTGTTGCTCAAGAAGCGTTGCTTATTCCATTGGGAAGTAGGTTGCAGGAAGCACCAGAGAGTAACTCTAGCTATAGATGCAAAGTATGCGGCAAGAGTTTTGGGTGTTTTCAATCTCTAGGAGGCCACCAAAATCTTCACATAGGGGGTAAAAGGAAGAGATCAGAAGCTGAGAAGATTGTTCCACAACCATCAAGCTTCGAGGTCTCTCAGGAGGAACATTCTGTGGAGTTGAAAGAAGGTTTCGAAAAGTTGAGTACTTGCAGTGATGTTCTTGCTCAACCATCATCTTGCAGAAAGGATTACAGAGTAACTCCAGCTATGAGAATGTTGTAGTTTCACCCTATGACTCATCAGAAGCTAAGAAGATTGTTCCAGAACCATCAAAGCTTTGAGGTCTCTCCGGAGAAATTGTTTGAACATAGAGGTTTGTCTACATAGAATCTTCAGTTTAGTTGAACAGAAAGGATGTGTTGGAAACATTTGTTGCTCTTTTTTTCCCACTTCGTTAAAGGTGTGTGCAGATATATTGTTGACATTTTGTACTGTATGAGTCTTACAGACATGATATAGAAGAAGAGAGTAACCAGCTTGATTGTCTGAATCTTATTTCGTACATTCATTGTATCGCATATTACTCACTACACATGATTTCCTTATTTAACCTGGATACACTGGAAACTTGGGGAAGTAGAAGAGACATTCAAAAAAGTTCTTAAATGGTCAAAAGGCTCATGGAAGTTCAACTTGCTTAATATTCCAAATGTCTTTGGCATATTCGTGGATGGTCCGGTCACTGCTAAACTTGAACGAGCCTGCCGTGTTCAAGATTGACATTCTCGTCCATCTCTGCAATCATTAAATGGTAATTTCAAGGTCGGATATAGACATGTAAAGCTTTGATGATGGAAGAAAAAGCGTATCACTACTTACTTTCTGGTCTCGGTATGCCTCGTCAACCTTTTCTTGGCATTCAACGTAACTAGGAAAGTCTTTGCCAACGAGGAAGTAATCAGCTCTTCCAAAGCCTTCGTTTCCTTCCAAAGAGCCAATCAGTTCATCATAGTTTGAGCCAAAGACACCGCTTCTAACGTATTGCTTGACTTCTTCAAAAATAGGATCCGGAACAAACTGGAATCAAAAGATGAAACAGTTCACAATGAAGCTCTGTGTGACACTGAGAAGAAGTAAGCATAGCAAGGTTTACTCTTTCAAAGCATATACCTTTCCCTCTGCTCTCTCTTTCCTAAGGTTCACAATCTCATCAGCTTTGGCACCAAAGAGGAAGAAGTTTT
This genomic window contains:
- the LOC103875082 gene encoding uncharacterized protein LOC103875082; this encodes MSQSLLHVCKICGKWFATAKGVYGHQRVHSELKRKPRVRVCSVSTSIESKALDPLLSLKESSSYSFMSEVEKQEMDEAAMSLVMLSEGVCVDQPKQEFFSEVSATCSDVVVAQALPSPLRSKSLGKRECNFSYRIKICGKSFERSLGGHSLPVLADSGAKKVVPEPSCFEVSQEELVERGDADVEEHSVEAKQGFSKVSSHSGFEKSSSYSDVVAQEALLIPLGSRLQEAPESNSSYRCKVCGKSFGCFQSLGGHQNLHIGGKRKRSEAEKIVPQPSSFEVSQEEHSVELKEGFEKLSTCSDVLAQPSSCRKDYRVTPAMRML